The sequence below is a genomic window from Tachysurus vachellii isolate PV-2020 chromosome 2, HZAU_Pvac_v1, whole genome shotgun sequence.
TGTACCTCCAAACGTGCTTGAATCCAGGGTCCGATTGCGTTGGCCTGGGCCGCAAACTGCCTTCTGAGGCGCTCGTTTGCCTGCTGCCTGGACATCTCATCCCGTAATGCAGCATCCCTTTGAGGGACCAGTCTCTTCACCTACACAAAGACACTGGCATGTATTAATGACATGTAGCTGATTTCTGTTGACTTGGATTCACTGAAGTGAAATAATAATTGCCCTACCCCTGACCTTACCTTACAAAAAggtgatcattttattttagagatatctCAGTTTCATTTATTCCAAAAGCTTCTAGATTATTGATTCATTGTCTATAACAGCAGGTCTGGTATAGAAGATCTTATGTTACATTGTTGGTTGAGTGCCAGCTGGCTGCTATTCAAATCACAATATGTATTAATAGCTGCTATAATAAAAGTCACAGCAGGACGTTATGTTGCACATGATTAAACATAACTCAACAAGTTAAAACTCCTCTAACACAAAGTGTCTCATGACCCTTCCTGTTACTAAAATGTGTGCCAGAGATATCCTTGAAATGTACTGCAAATGTAAAGgaagcttaaaaaaaagacatttgacTATCCAAATCCAAAACCTGATCATCTTCTGGTTACAATGAGAACTTTATATAAATTCTACAATCATTTAAGTTCTCGTTATTGAGATATTGCATCGATGAAACTcttagtcagacagacagacatacagacagacagtcagagagatagacagacatacatacatacagacagacagacagacagacagtcagacagacatgcagtcagacagacagagagtcagtcacagagagacagacagacatacatacaaacagacagtcagacagacttgcagtcagacagtcagagagtcagtcacagagagacaaacagtcagagagacagaaagacagacagtaagacagatagacagacagacagagagactgacagagagacagaaactcAGTGGCAAAGTCATTTTCTAAAAAGGTTTTCTAGAATATATTATGCTATTCTTGAACAAGTAAAAATTCACAATTGGTAGCGAATTAATATGAGGAATAAAAGAGGAataagaaaatgacagaaaatgtacagaaaattaatcaacaccatcTGAACAATCAGAATTCAATGGGAATACAGCAAgctgtggtataaataaatatactaccTATTATCTGTTTTCAGAGTTGCTCTAATGTCCTTGCAGTAGAAGTGCTGATGCTTGTTAGATGAGTAATGTGGAAAAACTTGGGTGGACATTATAATGCTCCATTAGATCTTTTAACAAGCTGGATGAGTTGGAGAAGCAAAACAACCTCATTTTCActtcaaaaacattttgctgGCAAAAAGTCATTTCCAATCATTATGTCATTATATCATTATGAATTTCTAGGAAGTCTTGGAACAAGGACATTACAAACAACTGTGAAAATGCATATGATCAGAATACCAAAGATTTAACAGTCCCAGCTTATTATTCATCTTAAACAAACagtatgtgtacacacacacagacacacacacacaccgtgtccCATTTGAAGCTGATCTCAGCTGGGGTGAGTTGGCAGTAGATGTTGGTGAGGTTGGGAGAGATGTTGTAAGCCTGGGTGATTTTCTGCACCTCACTGTAGATGTTCAGGATAGCCTGTCTTTCCACGTCTGCCTCAGGCAGCGTCGTTTTGAACTGGTCATGGGCAGAAATCAagttcttcacacacacacacacacacacacacacacacaatgcagcaTTCAGCTGTAATATTCTACATACTTTACTCACAATAAATGTATGAATCGTGACATGAGTGACATCTTCTATGGAAGCCCTAAGAGGCCatacattcttcttcttcttctttttttttgctttcttgttGTATGAACTCATCCACACTATGCAGAATTGTGTGTAGAATCACaaacatgaattaaataaattaaaatgtcacaatGTCTTAGGAAtacggtggctgagaagtgcaaaataaattaacaaatccgaaaacacattaacaaatccgaaaacacattaacaaacccgaaaacaaaTTATCTTGTCCagtgatcggtaagtttccattcaaaaacgatacctaccgtttccgggttgtctgacttgtcgttgtgttttcggatttgttaatttgttttcggatttgttaatttgttttcgtgtttgttaatgtgttttcggatttgttaatttgttttcggatttgttaatttgttttcatgtttgttaatgtgttttcggatttgttaatgtgttttcggatttgttaatgtgttttcggatttgttaatgtgtttttggatttgttaatgtgtttttggatttgttaatttgttttgcacttctcggccaccgtacaggAAGGCTACTTGATCACTTTACAACATGTTGCTTATAGATCAGCAGAAGTCAGTGAAAATGTAAATTCTGTATATCCACTTGTGAAATAGAGCATGTGCACTGCAGGCaactaaaacacattaaacactaaacattcCTGATCATTACCTCAGTCTCCTCTGTGCTGTGCACTATGAACATATCTTGTAGGTCCTCCATGGCTCCCTCCATCCAGTTATTAAATGGAACAGATCTTTTACCAAACTCCAGGAAGAGCTGATCGATTGTCTCCAGCAATTTCTCTGTcctcttacaaacacacacaaatatatatatatatgtaacagaaacatgaaacatgaactACATGAATCATGCTGTGAACTCCTTTTGCAATATATTGTGCAAAATATACATCTAAGTGAATGATGgttttgatgtttttcttttgaaaatgtTGTATAATTGGGAATATTGTgcaagcaataataataataataataataataataataataataattattattattatttttttttattattactattactattactattattattattattattattattatttatatgttaattacattaataataaatatattattattatcattagtattattattatatttttaattattattattatacctcCAGGGTCTCTCTCCGTTTCTGAGTCAAAGTTCCTAGCTGGTCCCACTGATCACAGATCTGCTGACAACGCTCGTTAATGGCGGCTGCCGCATGGTAATCCAGTTCACTGCAcatgtacagagagagagggaaagagagagagaaaatatacaGTGGTTCAGCCTGTTTTTAAATACCATTACCTGCGACAAgctttagattattttttttaagggcAGATTTTTGCTTCTTTcaacaaattaatttttaataaacaataagtaaaaaaaagacagaaaaagatatatagaaatataaagcaATGCAATCATGTAATCACAGATGAACAgtccacaaatacacaaatccaAATGTGTGAGAATTGTGTTCAATTGAATGTACTTTGCCATAATGTGTATTTGTCAGTGTTTAAGAACTGACTCTTTGTTTTCGGGGTTATTGATATGTGTATAAttatctgcgtgtgtgtgcgtgtgtttgtgtgtgtttgtgtgtgtgttcgtgtgtgtgttttacaatgTAGAACACGGTGTTAATGTTACACGGATCACCCCATAGCCAAAGTCCATAAACACGTTTttcataaatgtttgtgttagtgAGATCATAAGGTGataatacagagagaaagagagagaaagagagatagagagagaaaaaaagggaaaatgtaCTTACTTTTTTAAGAACAGTGACTGCTATTGGGTCACACAtgattatgtatatatatatatatatatatatatatatatatatatatatatatatatatatatatatatatatatatatatatagacacgtatattatatatattttaaatacttttttttatatttttttataacttttGCATAATgctaaatataaagtaaaaacagctgtcattgcacacacacacatacacacactctcacctttTAAACTGACCCCTGAAGCTCTCTGTGATTTAATGCAGGTGTGTAAGAACAAACTGACCCTGAcccagaacatacacacactcatgtccCAAGACCCAGACAGAAACCAATAATAACCATTAttaatacagacagacagacagagagagagagagagagagagagagagagagagagagagagagagagagagagagagagagagagagaaagagagagagagacagacagacagacagagagagacagagagagagagagagagagagagagagagagagagagagagagacagagagacagacagacagacagacagacagagagagagagagagagagacagacagacagacagagagagagagacagagagacagacagacagagagagagagagacagagagagagagagagagagagagagagagagagagagagagagagagagagagagagagagagagagagagagagagagagagacagacagacagacagacagacagacagacagagagaaagacagagagagagagagagagagagagagagagagagagagagagagagagacagacagacagagagagagagagagacagagagagagagagacagagagacagacagacagagagagagagagacagagagagagagagagagagagagagagagagacagagagagagagagagagagagagagaggctaaaGGCATTTACACAGAAGGAAACCAGCAGGTGTTTTGTCCACACTATAGGTCACATttagaacagaaacaaaaggaagctcacacactctgccaAAGCAAGAGCTTTAaatacaccacatgctgcatacAGCACTAAGCATCAAAACACTGGCATgtgatattaaacattttctcgTTTCATATTTCTAAATCATGATCAGATTGTAAATATCAGAGTGTTTGGAgcatataaagatataaatcaTCACTGTGTCTTAGAGGATGTTTTAATTTGGCTCTTCTGTCTTAAAACTGAGTAACCTGAAACATTAGTGTTTTCCTTTGTCTGTTAGTTTGGAGGTATTCCAGCAGGggtttgtttgtcttgtgctattacttttttttccatgtggTTCCCCATTCCTGCCTCAGCACACCAGATCCTTATGTATCACTAATTACCTCCCCTATTTACACctgttgtcttgttttttgCTACAGTAAGTCTTTGGTGTTGTACGTCATTTGTTACCTGgtgttctctgtttttttagtttttagtttttacctGGTTGTTAGTTTTTCTCATTCTGTATTTTAGTTGCTTCCCACTAAGTTTTCCCCCTAgtgttttcctgtgtttttttttttttggttttgttgttttgttaataaaacccCTGTCTGTCTTCTATCCCGGCATTTGGATCTGGATTTTGTTCCCACAGAGGAACAGTTGCTGGCATAGAATAGTGATAACTGTAAGACTATTACAGATTTCATAAGCATGTGGTTGTGGGATTTGACCTCAGGACCTTCTGTCAACAACATACCTACCGATAACAGCCTCACTTTGGACTCCATGTTTACCTCTCAAGCAAAATAGACCTTTATTTTGCATATACAAACATGAAGTTTAATGATCACCTGCTAAGGCCAAAATGGCACCCTGGATTACTGATCTTTATTGCtacaaagagaagaaagaaatagGTAGTGGTCATACTTGAGTTCCTGTGCAATGGCAGCAATCTGCTCCACCCGGTCTTGATGTGCGGCAAGGTCGCTCTCGAATGCCTCATGCCTTCTGAGCAGCGCCCGCACCTCTGTCAGTGATGCCTTCTCATAGTCCTTCTGAATCAGGATCTCATCCTTACCTGcattaaacagacacacaggcacacacttaGTATGCATTTTAGTATTTGTCATGATCTTTAGAAACAAACAGTATTGTTTTTAATCATATATAAAtcaggttttcttttttctctcttatttttgtgtgtaatgatgCACCCTGACCTTTAGCCCAGTTCTCGTGGGTGAGCGCCTTCTGCTGGAATTTCTCAGCCATGTGGTCAAGACGCTCCAGGCGTCTAAGTTCACTCAGTAACCAGTCTTCATAGCCTTTCTCTGCCTGCTCCAAACCCTGCCATGCACTTGTAATGTCCTACAGAGAACCAGAAGACTTGTTAACTTGACAATCACCTTCACATGAAACTCGTTAGCTTGATAATCACCTTCACATATGACTTGTTAGCTTGATAATCCCCTCCACAGACAACTTGTCTTATATACAGTGcattcagaaagtattcaggcttttttaatttttttattttgtaatgttgCAGCCTTATGCTAAAGTTATAGACACTCATAAATTGTGCTGAGATCTTGGCATATCTTGAACACATCTTATCATGAATAGCAGCTCATCAGCTGAAAATGAATCCCAGCAATTGCTGTCCATCCAAGGTGATTTATCCCCATGTCAGGATCTTGTGAGCTCCCTGGACAACTCGCTGATCTCACCTTCTGTCACTGCATGTAACTTTGAGGTAACCATGAACAATGaacctctcttttcctctcacgCTGTTAATCTGACAGGCTCATGCTGATTTCTCTTTAAGAACATCGAAAGGATTCATCCATTTATATCCACACATGTCACTTAGGTGTTTGTTCAGTCTCCTGTTATTTAGCTCTGTCTCTGAGCACCATTTATCCTGTGCAACTGATCCAGAATGCTGCTACAGTacatgactctctctctctgtgtgtgtgtgtgtgtgtgtgtgtatatcataTCTGAATCTTTAATGCTGGCAATTATGTCTAAATAATAtctattaacattttatattttaatatttcatgcCTTATTTAGACATTTCTTGACACTatatagtgtttattaaaaaaacaaaaatgctaagCTTTGAAAAACTGGATGATCTGACAATGACAGCAAACATTgcacatataataaataaagacataagatataataaagtataaatataataaaatcaatcCTATCATAAGAAAAACTTTAGATATTTTCCCAATACCTAATCCACCTTTTTTTGCTGGTATAGAAAAAATATGACAATAATTTCAGATCAGTGCCATTtctaataattacataaatctaaataattaaataaatcttaattaGATCATGTGGTGAGTGTGGAGTCTCACCGACACCATTTTCCCTTCAGAGGGCATGTAGGCAGGCCTGTTGCTGATGCGCAGTTTGGTCTGCAGCGTGTTAAAGTTGATCTCCAGCTGGCATTTCTCTTGCACTTTTGGCGGCTTGTGAATGCGACGGTAGCCACGGAAATCTtcaagtttcttcctcatggcTGCCATTGAGGTCTCTGGAGACCGGTTTTCCAGCCACGGGGTGGTGCGATGGATCCAACCTAACAGCTAAGAAGAAGATTAATTAACATGAATTAAAAGTAGCCTAGTCActgacatttaaatgaaaatttatttgtatagcgcttttaacaattgacgtTTGGCCCTGTAAAGGTGACTATCTTTGTTGGATTACCACCTCTTTGTCCTATTATTTCAGTTTAGCCCTGGGACTGTACTTTCTTTGTTGGAATGCTCTCTCTTCTCTGCCTATATTAAAACCCATTTCATTTGGAGTTGTATGTGTTCTGCATCTTTGGGTCCATCCCCCTGCACCCTGACAATAACAGATGAAGTCTGGAAAAAAGATTTTGGGTTTCCGCTTAAAATGGAAAAACTTTTATGTTTCCCCTTAAAGTGAAATAGAAGATCTTAGTAAAGATAAAGGTTATTTACAAAACATCTTAACCATTAAAAGAGCTCATATGGTCAAAAAGAGTTAGGAATAAAGAGGAGGAATTTTAAGAGGGTTAAGAGGCCGAAAAGTGAAGAGGGAGAACAAATGTGttgcattattaaatatttaataatgatattgAGTTAATAAGATGGTACAGATTAGATGGTGtatggattatttttgtgaccaatcatattagagataacatctcagtCACAGCACAGAAATGCCACATACATAAAGACGATTTTTTTACGATTTGGTGCATCAGGAAtacacagacttgattggtctgtgcgtttccattACCTTTACCATAAGgactgcaaaagctgcgccggttaaaatggaagcgcttcgtcaagttttaaatcataaccttttgttttggctgtaggtccgggtccggattggacagcttctgggtccggacccggaccgcggtccccctgttagtgacctatggtcTAAACCATAATGTTTTCACTGTGCACTTGACAATAAacctcttgaatcttgaattaGATAACTACAGtacatgaatgagcaggtgttcaGGTGTTAGTATTAAAGTGGACGGCAAGGGTAAATGTTCTACTTTTGTATGACTTTGATGTTTACATGTATTATacgataaataaaaaattaatataatccAATATGGTCTAAAAATCAATCGAAAAATTTGAGGTCTAGATCAAGGAATTTATAAAACAgatagtttacatttacagcatttagcagacactcttatccagagtgacttacattgtcttatttcagtttatacacctgagcaattgagggttaagggccttgctcaggggccctgcagtggcaacttggtggacctgggattcggccaatgatcttccgatcagtagtcgaacaccttaaccactgagctaccacatcccaagtTGGAATGTGTTGGAAAGACCTTCAAGGTCACATCCAACAGTTTAAgttggaaaacaaaacaaatcctttAGATATGTCGGATGTataatttaattgaatgatTATTCTTATGGATATTCCTACTCTTCTCATGCTAAATGTGAATCTGCTTGTATGTAGTGATATTATGAAAAGCACAGATTTAGAACTGTGATTAAATTTTGGAATGAATCTACTATAGGGGTGATATGAATGATAGCTAAtcaaaaatagtttttaaatggTTACAGGAAATCAGACAACAGAATCAGTCTCAGAGAACATTCGAATGTGTGTCTCACCTCACTGGCCAGTTTTTCATAGTCTTCCATGAACTTCTCGTTCTCCTGGTTGACCCCAAGAACTTTACAAATCCTGTTAGCAGCGGTCTCCGCCTTTCAAGAGACAACACACGCATAGACACATGTTATATTCAAACATTTAGCTTAGGCAACTGTTTACAAGGCAACATAACATAGCCTGTAATTTCAAAGTGATGGATAAGCCTGTGAAGTGCGTATGACATCTAGTCGAAAAGCCATACCTGCTCGGCTCCAGCAAAAGCATGGTAGAAGCAGGACACATAGGTCATGATGGCTCTCTCATCAGGTTTTGGGGTGTTGATGATGTCTGATGTGGTGAAAGGAAatgttagttaaaaaaaaaaaaaaataaaaaaaaaaggcaaatgcAAAAGGGAATAATTAAAACCATATTACATGAAATAGTACTAACAAAATATGACACAGGGTTAGGATGAGatacgtacagtatgtgtgaccTAGGATTACATTTGTCCTTTAATCTGCCAACTATCTGTATCTATAAAGATGAGTTCACCATCAGTGTGAAGTTGGAAAATGCTTCAGTTTTCTACATATTTATCTCGTTATCTCATCTTTATCTTCTTAATCAGTTTCAACACTttgaaattttatacatttatgtgattatattaactgacataaaaacaaacctaCACAATTCTTACTTTCTGGGGTGAAACTGTGTTACCTGctaattgatatatatatatatatatatatatatatatatatatatatatatatatatatatatatatatatatatatatatatatatataaataaaacacaattagctggtaacacagttacacagttatatacagtgaatatatatatatatatatattcatttcagCTAACATCCATCATTATTGAGgctggtaaaaaaaatctttatttgcaGCAACCTTGTCTATTTGCATAAGCACCTCTGTCTACTGAAAGCTTAACCATTATTGACTCACTAACAACACCACTTACGTCGCTTTACTACAAGAGCCAATTACTACCTACATTGTAATTTGACATTTAAAGAAAAGCAGGATTTTccaaaaatgtggaaaatgcTCTTAGGACACTCATTATCAATTATGGTGATAATGATGCAGAATTAATGGGGGGAGAAGAAGTGAGTTAAAGTGAGATAAAGTGAGAAAACTGTTCAGACAAAATGATTCTGATATTCTGCTGCAGACCCACAGGAGAAAAGCAGTAATCAGTTACATTTTTCTATTCAAGTGATGAAAAAGGAATTATAAATCTGCTTGCAGAtctataaacaattaaaaaattgtAGAATGTCACTTCTCTATCTGCTCTTATAATAAACTTCATTTCCCAGAATTCCACACCTTACACTGATTACATTCCTGATGTTTATTGGATTATTTTTCTGGGTTGATTTCTGTTTGTTGATTGCTTTGAATCTCCCTTTCTTCATTTGTTTGCCCAATGCtcaataatgtccttttttgaAGAATGCTAATCAGTCAAAAAATCAGGTGTATGTAAAGTAGGTCCTAAAGAGTGGTGATGATACATATCTCTAATTTACCTCATCAGTAAATCCATTAGTTTTTCAATAGATCAATAGAAATGTCATTTGACCTCATTCTTCACTTACATACCCTATGGCCTGACCAACTCTATCTGTCTCCACTTTTATGGACACTTTTTCCACCTTTTTTCATGGTttccatacaaaaaaaaacatagtatataaaaatatataattcataGAGTCACAGTTCCAAACAGGTGGCATTAGAAAACTAATACAAGAACTAAGAACAATAATAGACCTTTAGCCATCCACCAGAATGGTTTAAAAGGTTCTCGGGACGACGAGCCCTTTAACACTCGCTTTAAGGTGACAGCTACCATTATCTTTCATTATCTTCATGCTTTCATTATCTCCAAGCATAAACTGTGGAAGGCTTTTAGGAGAGTGAATACCAGGAAAGTGGCAGGCCTGGAAAACATCTCAGGACAGGACTTTAAAGCTTGTGCTGACCAGCTAGCACCAGTGTTCGTGGACATATTCAACCTAACCTTGGCATTGTCAGTAATTCCCACCTGCTTTAAAAATTCCTTATTGCACCTGCTGTTCCAGAAAAAACCCATACTTGATCTCTCAGAATGATTAAAAGGCCTACCTGGAGGAGATTAAAAATACGGAGACCAACTTCCACCTGAATGTCAGTAAGACAAAGGAgctgatagtggacttcagcatgATACAGGTCAGGGGCTACCACCTCCTCACGATCAACTGTGCCCCATTGGAGAGAGTGGACATTTTCCAGTAACTTGGTGTTCTATCCTGGAGAACCTGTAGTGGTCCTATCACATTAACACCCTAGTTAAGAGTGTGCATTAGAGTCTTTGTCACCTTAGATGGCCCCCTGAAGGGACTTTAAACTGCCCTCTAGGGTGCTAAGGAACCTTTACACCTGCACCATTCTGGCAGGAAGCATCAGCACCAAGCAGGATCAGACTCTCCAGAGAGTGGTGTGATCAGCTGAGCCTGAGCTCCATAACTTGCAGTCTATTAACAGCATGTAGTGCTGGACCAAGGCCAGGAAGATAATAAAATACCTTAGACATCTAAATAATGGACTCTTCAATCTACTACAATCAGGAAAGTGCTTTTTATTCCTGAAGGCCAGCACggagagaaaaaggaggagCCTGTACCCACAAACCATTCAGGCTATCTCAACCACGAGAATACATATGACTACtaatacataaacatataaataaagacCTTGGATTTCTTTGGTCACCCACACCCAACATTCTTGTAAATATACATGGCATATCCTGTATTTATAATTTCTTATTGTCACTGCAACTATCGCTGCTTGATTTTCTGCACAACCTGTTGTACATATGTGGTATTatggtatatattttatactacATACAACTAACGTaatatcttttatatttaacttgatatttttcttttttctattttccattcattcattcatcttctaccgcttatctgaactacctcgggtcacggggagcctgtgcctatctcaggcgtcatcaggcatcaaggcaggatacaccctggacggagtgccaacccatcgcagggcacacacacactctcattcactcacgcaatcacacactacggacaattttccagagatgacaatcaacctaccatgcatgtctttggaccgggggaggaaaccggagtacccggaggaaacccccgaggcacggggagaacatgcaaactccacacacacaaggcggaggcaggaattgaaaccccaaccctggaggtgtgaggtgaacgtgctaaccactaagccaccgtgccccccctttttttttctatttttagtgAAGTAAATTtcactgcatttatttttctttgtttttgtctgaaaCCATACGCTCATGCAACATACCTTCTGGATCCAGCATTTTGGGGATGTCAAGGTGTTTCTCTGCAACTTCCAGTGCCAGGTTCAGGTTGCCTAGATGATCATCCTGCATGTACATGAATAGCTGATACACTTAAATGTGTAAAGAACGATTACAGCTTCCACACTGACTACTGACATTTCTAGGCCAGTGTTAGAAGGACCATTTAGTGCACAGTGCTCATTACTGTGCTGAGAATAAAATGTGCATGGAAATGCAATTGAATATCATGCAATTGATATCAAATAAGTGTGGTACACAAAGTGGAATCCAATAATGAAAGACATAGCCAGGGTTATTTTTGTTAATCTTACAGAAATCAATCCATATA
It includes:
- the LOC132862813 gene encoding alpha-actinin-2-like, whose protein sequence is MMMMMTMNQTETQYNNGYVQEEYMLQEDEWDRDLLLDPAWEKQQRKTFTAWCNSHLRKAGTQIENIEEDFRNGLKLMLLLEVISGERLPKPDRGKMRFHKIANVNKALEYITSKGVKLVSIGAEEIVDGNVKMTLGMIWTIILRFAIQDISVEETSAKEGLLLWCQRKTAPYRNVNVQNFHCSWKDGLAFCALIHRHRPDLIDYSKLNKDDHLGNLNLALEVAEKHLDIPKMLDPEDIINTPKPDERAIMTYVSCFYHAFAGAEQAETAANRICKVLGVNQENEKFMEDYEKLASELLGWIHRTTPWLENRSPETSMAAMRKKLEDFRGYRRIHKPPKVQEKCQLEINFNTLQTKLRISNRPAYMPSEGKMVSDITSAWQGLEQAEKGYEDWLLSELRRLERLDHMAEKFQQKALTHENWAKGKDEILIQKDYEKASLTEVRALLRRHEAFESDLAAHQDRVEQIAAIAQELNELDYHAAAAINERCQQICDQWDQLGTLTQKRRETLERTEKLLETIDQLFLEFGKRSVPFNNWMEGAMEDLQDMFIVHSTEETENLISAHDQFKTTLPEADVERQAILNIYSEVQKITQAYNISPNLTNIYCQLTPAEISFKWDTVKRLVPQRDAALRDEMSRQQANERLRRQFAAQANAIGPWIQARLEEIAHCSVDTGATLEDQMNQLKQYEGMIINYKPNIDKLEGDHQFIQESLIFDNKHTKYTMEHIRVGWEHLLTTVARTINEIETQIMIRDAKGISQQQLTEFRSSFSHFDRKKKGGMDTDEFRACLISMGYDLGEAEFARIMSVVDPNGKGTVTFQSFVDFMTRETTETDSTEQVAASFRILAGDKPYIMIEELRRELPPEQADYCIARMPLYTGPDGVPGALDYQAFSSALYGESDL